The Spirochaetales bacterium genomic sequence CACTGACAATCGAAGACAATAAAATTATCGGGATACTGGGACCAAACGGTTCGGGCAAGACGACCCTCCTTGAGACAATCGAATGTATCAAGGAAAAAAAAAGCGGCAGCCTTGTCTATAATGATAAAGAAGTCGATGAAAATTTCAAAAACAATATCGGTATCCAATTTCAAGCAGCGTCCTTTTACCGAAAATTAAAAGTAAAAGAAATATTTGATTACTTTGCGGCTTTTTTTAAAAGCAACGCAAATGTAAAGGATTTGATGGCGAAATTCGATCTTCTTGTCTGTAAAAACAAATATTACGAGCATTTATCGGGTGGCATGAAACAAAAAGTCGCGGTAGCAATCGCCTTACTAAACGATACGGCCGGGCTTGTTTTCCTGGATGAACCGACCGCGGGAATGGATGTTTTTTCAAGAAAGAGGCTGTGGAAAATAATCAAAGATTTGAGGGGCGAAGGCAAAACCATTGTCATGGCTACCCATTATATCGAGGAAGCCGAAGCGCTATGCGATATTGTCGTCATTCTTTCAAAGGGTCAGCTTCTCGACAAAGGAACAAAGCAGTATCTGATAGATAAGTATTGCAGGAATCATCATCTTGAAATAGAGATTTCGGGTTCCGTCAATTACAAAGACCTCATGAACCGCTTCGGTTTCATTAAAAATATAAGAAAAACAAGCAACGGATTTCTTGATATCACGATAGATTCGACGGTAAAACATCAAAGCTATTTTAGCGATTTAATGTCATATTTTACCGCATCCAATGTGGTTGTCAATTATCTGAATCTCAAACAGCCCAGCCTTGAAGAAGCCTTTATCAATATGTGCGGATACAAACTCGATGAAAACGGAGATCTGACTGAATGAAAAATATCGTCACTTTAATCGGAATGGAACTCAAGTTGTTCTTTCGGGAGAACGTAAATTTAATTTATGTCCTATTTCTGCCGGTTTTTTTTCTCCTGTTCCTCGGTTTTATTTTTAACAACCCCAATTATACGGCAAAAACCGCCGTTATCGATATGGATGCTTCACCGCCAAGCAAACAATTTATCGACATGATTTCCACAAATCCTTATTTTGAAGTTAAAACGGTGATATCGG encodes the following:
- a CDS encoding ABC transporter ATP-binding protein yields the protein MYKIRNLSSGYGKNLVIENLSLTIEDNKIIGILGPNGSGKTTLLETIECIKEKKSGSLVYNDKEVDENFKNNIGIQFQAASFYRKLKVKEIFDYFAAFFKSNANVKDLMAKFDLLVCKNKYYEHLSGGMKQKVAVAIALLNDTAGLVFLDEPTAGMDVFSRKRLWKIIKDLRGEGKTIVMATHYIEEAEALCDIVVILSKGQLLDKGTKQYLIDKYCRNHHLEIEISGSVNYKDLMNRFGFIKNIRKTSNGFLDITIDSTVKHQSYFSDLMSYFTASNVVVNYLNLKQPSLEEAFINMCGYKLDENGDLTE